TACGCTTGCAACGCTCATGGTGATCGAGTTTTTTCTTGTTCATTCAGGCGTTTTTATGGCCGTGATTCCATCAGCCCTCATTAGGTTTCTCTTTATTCCAATTTATGGGCTCTTTGTCTTTGTTTTTAGCATGAGTGTTCCGGGCAATAGTATCTTTTATCTCTATCTTTTTATCGTTTTTCAAAGGATGATAGAACCTATTTTAGACCGCAGCATTGAGATGCGGAATGTACAAATTTTCACTGCGTCATTGAATGCATCCCTCTATTTCTTTCTTATCGTTATAATTGCCCCCAACCATGAAAAAATCCCTGTTTTGGGTTTAACGCCTACTTTTTTAGATGAATCGAACTATCTTGCTTTAGCCGCGAAAACCGGGGGAGTCTTCCTCGATACCCCTAATGTAGCCCTCGCTTTTGGTCTCTTTTTCTATTTAGGGCAAATTGGTATTAGCTACTTCATTAATTTTAAAGTGGATGCTCGAAAACTGGATTATGCCTCTATAAATATATGACTGATTAGGCAATATTATTTGATATAGCGCTATGAGTTTCTTGCGGAAAGAAGATTATTTTAAAAACAGGCTAGTCAGAAAGGATAAGGAATAAAAAAGTATGAAAACAGATTTAATAAAGAAATTACACTACCTATTATTTTTGGTCATCATGATGACTGGTATGACTAAGGCGGAAGAACAAGAGACTCCACAAGTGAAGTACCAATTACGTTTTAAGGCAAACTATATTCCTTGTGTAGTTAGAATTAATAATGTATTTATTTATGATACTTATAATTCAGAGAAAATCCCTAAACAGTTAAGCTTTGGACAAGATATTACGCAATATTTAGACCAAGGCAAAAATGAGCTATCCATCTTGGCAACCAATATTGCGGAATATATCTCATATCATAGAATAGAACAGAGTTATTGTGAGGTTGATATTCTTGCCACTGTAAAAAACCCCACTACTGGGGACATAGAGCGTAAAACGGTGAGTAATATTCGTTATTCATATGAAAAGAATCCCAAATGGTTAAAACGCAATTTTCCTTATTTACTTTCTGTTGATGAGTCGAATATGAATTTAGATGAGCGTTTATCATCGAATAAAGTAGGGCTACAACAGTTACCGCATGTTTATGATGCAGACAAAAAACCTGTACAAGAAACCTTGGCATCACGATCATTTATCGTAAATCATTATCAACCGTTTAGTTGGGTCAATGATTCGACGCCTTTTGAAAATACGCCTGAAAATAAAAAAAGGTTATGGGATAAATATCAAGAGATCTTAAAGGCCGTTGCGGATAAGGATAAAAAGGCGGTGCGTCAATTAGTTGAGCCTGGGGTTTCCGATATGGCGAGGCATTATGGGGATAGCAATGCGGAAGGTCAGTTTGAATTCTCCTTTGCCGATACGTTCCATCACTATTTTAATTTAAACCCCGATGTTTATAAGGCAAATCCATTAACGATCGATGATTATGATTTAGAGATTTATGCAGGGGGTAAGTTGTTCAGATTAAACCGAAAAGGATACACATTAGTTTCGCCATTACGCTGGGAAAATAGTGTGAGAGGGACGACGAGGATTTATAATCCGATCTTCACCTTTATTAATGGCAAGATTGTGATGGCTTGGTTTTAGATACATGATTAAAGTCTCATAAAAATGCCCGTTGAATTATTCAGGCGGGCATTTTTATTAATGATGGGTTTTAGATCAGCTTATTTTAAGCTACCGACCATCTCTTCTGGTTTAACCCACTCATCAAATTGGGCTTCCGTTAAGTAGCCTAATTCAAGGGCAGACTCTTTGAGAGTTGTGCCTTTTGCATGGGCATTTTTCGCAATTTTTGCCGCTTTATCGTAACCGATATGGGTGTTAAGCGCGGTAACGAGCATGAGTGAATTATTCACGAGCTCTTTAATGCGGTCACGGTTTGGCTCGATGCCTACGGCGCAGTGATCGTTAAATCCTTGCATTCCGTCGCCTAAAAGACGCACCGATTGTAGGAAATTATTGATAATCATTGGGCGGAAAACGTTGAGTTCAAAGTTACCGGATGCACCGCCGATATTGATGGCAACATCGTTCCCCATTACTTGAGCTGCGAGCATTGTCATCGCTTCTGACTGTGTCGGATTAACCTTACCTGGCATGATCGAGCTACCAGGCTCATTTTCAGGAATTGATAATTCGCCAATGCCTGAACGCGGGCCTGATGCTAACCAGCGAACGTCGTTAGCAATTTTCATTAATGATGCCGCTAAGCCTTTTAATGAACCGTGTGCATGAACAATCGCATCAGTGGTAGCGAGCGCTTCAAATTTATTCGGCGCTGAGGTGAACGGAATGCCGGTAAATTCAGCAATCTCTTTGGCAACGCGCTCAGCGTATTCAGGATGGGTGTTAAGTCCTGTACCAACCGCTGTTCCACCAAGAGCTAATTCCGCTAAATGGGGAAGGGAATTTTCAATATGCACTAAGTTGTGCGCTAGCATTGCTGCCCAACCTGAAATCTCTTGGCCAAGCGTTAATGGCGTTGCGTCTTGAAGATGCGTACGGCCAATTTTAACGATATCTTTAAACTCATCTGATTTTTTAGCAAAGGTTGTTTGAAGATTTTTAAGTTCTGGAATGAGATTGTTTTTAATGCTTGAAACCGCTGCAATGTGCATTGCTGTAGGGAATGAGTCGTTTGAGCTTTGCGCTTTATTCACATCATCATTTGGGTGCACTAAACGCTCTTCACCACGCACGCCGCCAAGAATTTCACTTGCGCGGTTTGCAAGAACTTCGTTCATGTTCATGTTTGTTTGAGTACCTGAACCGGTCTGCCACACAGAAAGTGGAAATTCCGTATCATGTTTACCCGCTAACACTTCATCGGCCGCCTGCATAATCGCTTCCGCTTTTTTAGCATCAAGATGACCTAAGTCCATATTCACTTTTGCCGCAGAACGTTTCACGATCGCTAAGCCATAAATAAGGGCTTTGGGCATTTTTTCAGTAGAAATTTTGAAGTTTTGCAATGAACGTTGCGTTTGGGCGCCCCAGAGTTTATCGCTCGGAACTTTCATATCACCCATGGTGTCTTTTTCTATACGAAATGTGTCTGACATCGCTTTAATTCTCCTCTTATGAAAGTCATTAAATTATTTCGTCACAACTCTTATATCATGCCATATTTTACCAGCTTACACAGCTCAATTTTTGCTGAAATTGACCGATACAATCATCTTTATCGATGGGACTACACAAATATTCGTTTTCTGCTATGATTCAAGGTGAGAAGTAAATATTAGTAAATGTATTTAACCTTGTGTTTAATCGATCAAAAGAGGATTGTCCATGTACAATAGAATTTTATTAACAATCGATGGTTCAGAAAATGCGATTCGCGCAGCGAAAGAAGCAGTTAAAATCGCAACATTATGTCAACACGTGCATGTGGAGGTCGTATACGTTATCGCTCCACCTAAAACGCATCGTGAACTGCTTTTAACGCCTACGGATAAAGATAAAGAAAAAATCCGTTCAGAGCGCATTGCGCCCGTCGAAGAGCTTCTTAAAGAAGCTGAGATCGATTACTCTGTGATCATCTTCCATGGTGATCCTGCACAGACCATTATCGACTACGAAGATGAGAGCCAATTTGATCTTTTAGTGATCGGTAGCCGTGGCCTTAACGTGGTTCAAAAACTGATGATGGGTAGCGTAAGTAGCAAGGTTATTCAGAAAGTCGGTTGCCCTGTATTAATGGTTAAATAATGTCATTAATATTGAATAATATTCAATAACAGGCAACAAAATCGGTCGTTAATCTCGATTTAATCTCGATAAATTAGCGACTGATTAAAAATAGATAAAAAGGGTTAAGCTGTGTAAAAATCATGCGTTGCCTGATATCAATCCTCAATATCGAGTATGATGTTGAGGATTTTTTATTTCCTTTGCTATAGTGAAGCTCTTATTTTGTGATAGGATTAAAAGATAATAAAAAGTTGCATGCCTATCCAAAATACCCCGAGGCTCTGCGACATAACAACAAAAAAACGGAGGATTATTGCAATATGAATGCATTGGACATCACGGATTGGCGCATCTTATATCAACTTCATAATGAAGGACGTTTGAGTAATCAAGATCTCGCACAACGCGTGGAACTTTCACCTTCGGCTTGTTTGCGTCGTGTGAAGGCACTTGAACAAGCGGGCTTTATTGAACGATATCGTGCGGAACTCAATCTGAAAAAACTGGGCTATACCTTTGAGGCGATGGTGCACGTCACAATCGATCAAAAGCAAGGGCAAAGCCATGAGCGTTTTATGGAAGCAATTGATGCGATTCCAGAGGTGACGTATGCCTATATGGTCACTGGCGCGTGCAACTATATTCTAAAAATTTGCGCGCGGGATTTAACGGCGTTTTCGGAGCTTGTGATTGATCGATTAAATCGAATTCCAGAAGTGCGCGAGCTCTGCTCTTATATTGTCTTAAAAGAGGTGAAACAGGCGCCGACGCAAATTTTCACCGCAAATGTCGAGGCGTTAGGGCAAGATCCGGTATAATCGAATCTTTACACTATTTAACGAATAGTTAACAGA
The window above is part of the Ignatzschineria sp. RMDPL8A genome. Proteins encoded here:
- the fumC gene encoding class II fumarate hydratase — its product is MSDTFRIEKDTMGDMKVPSDKLWGAQTQRSLQNFKISTEKMPKALIYGLAIVKRSAAKVNMDLGHLDAKKAEAIMQAADEVLAGKHDTEFPLSVWQTGSGTQTNMNMNEVLANRASEILGGVRGEERLVHPNDDVNKAQSSNDSFPTAMHIAAVSSIKNNLIPELKNLQTTFAKKSDEFKDIVKIGRTHLQDATPLTLGQEISGWAAMLAHNLVHIENSLPHLAELALGGTAVGTGLNTHPEYAERVAKEIAEFTGIPFTSAPNKFEALATTDAIVHAHGSLKGLAASLMKIANDVRWLASGPRSGIGELSIPENEPGSSIMPGKVNPTQSEAMTMLAAQVMGNDVAINIGGASGNFELNVFRPMIINNFLQSVRLLGDGMQGFNDHCAVGIEPNRDRIKELVNNSLMLVTALNTHIGYDKAAKIAKNAHAKGTTLKESALELGYLTEAQFDEWVKPEEMVGSLK
- a CDS encoding universal stress protein codes for the protein MYNRILLTIDGSENAIRAAKEAVKIATLCQHVHVEVVYVIAPPKTHRELLLTPTDKDKEKIRSERIAPVEELLKEAEIDYSVIIFHGDPAQTIIDYEDESQFDLLVIGSRGLNVVQKLMMGSVSSKVIQKVGCPVLMVK
- a CDS encoding Lrp/AsnC family transcriptional regulator, with product MNALDITDWRILYQLHNEGRLSNQDLAQRVELSPSACLRRVKALEQAGFIERYRAELNLKKLGYTFEAMVHVTIDQKQGQSHERFMEAIDAIPEVTYAYMVTGACNYILKICARDLTAFSELVIDRLNRIPEVRELCSYIVLKEVKQAPTQIFTANVEALGQDPV